A window from Vigna angularis cultivar LongXiaoDou No.4 chromosome 7, ASM1680809v1, whole genome shotgun sequence encodes these proteins:
- the LOC108319676 gene encoding probable beta-1,4-xylosyltransferase IRX10L — translation MEIYMVSNFSLNAFTLPFMMSFPPLYSIRLASPSALSIRQVGPIVTYLSTKLNQNNLSHTQSSVGDVLEDDPVGRLKVFVYELPSKYNKKILQKDLRCLNHMFAAEIIMHRFLLSSPVRTLNPEEADWFYTLVYATCDLIPNGLPLPFKSPRMMRSVIQLISSNWPYWNCTKGADHFFVVPHDFGACFHYQEDKAIERGILELLRHATLVQRLLANPSMKQAMLFPQPAQPGNVFHQVLNGLARKLPHDNIVFLKPREKILNWTVGP, via the exons ATGGAGATTTATATGGTCTCCAATTTCTCTTTGAATGCATTCACTCTTCCCTTCATGATGTCTTTTCCTCCTCTCTATAGTATCCGACTAGCCTCTCCCTCCGCTCTAtcgatccggcaggtcggaccaattgttacgtaCTTGAGTACGAAACTTAACCAGAACAACCTCTCACACACTCAAA GTAGTGTTGGTGATGTATTGGAAGATGATCCAGTGGGAAGGTTGAAGGTTTTTGTATATGAACTTCCAAGTAAGTATAATAAGAAAATTCTGCAAAAAGATCTGAGATGCCTCAACCATATGTTTGCTGCTGAAATCATTATGCACCGGTTTCTCTTATCTAGCCCTGTCCGAACCCTTAATCCGGAAGAGGCTGACTGGTTTTATACCCTTGTATACGCCACTTGTGACTTGATACCAAATGGCCTCCCTTTACCCTTCAAGTCACCACGAATGATGAGAAGTGTCATTCAGCTTATTTCTTCAAACTGGCCCTATTGGAATTGCACAAAGGGGGCAGATCACTTCTTTGTGGTTCCTCACGACTTTGGGGCATGTTTTCATTACCAG GAAGATAAGGCAATTGAAAGAGGGATTCTTGAACTGCTAAGGCATGCTACATTGGTTCAAAGATTGCTTGCTAACCCTTCCATGAAGCAAGCAATGCTTTTCCCACAGCCTGCTCAACCTGGAAATGTCTTCCATCAAGTTTTAAATGGACTGGCAAGGAAGCTGCCACATGATAACATCGTGTTCTTGAAACCAAGGGAGAAGATCTTGAATTGGACTGTTGGACCTTAA